Part of the Halopseudomonas maritima genome, GCTCAGCGCCTCACTTGAAGTCATTTCTTTCCATCCTATTGCACCGGCGCACGCCGGAAGGACTCCAGCGCGCACCGTCTGTTTAGGGCATGACCGGGTTCTGTTTGACGAACTCGGTGGTGTAGACGTCCTGCAGCGACACCTTGTCGGTATCCACCAACTGGTTCTCTAGCAGCATGTCCCAGGTCGCCTGCATGCGCTCATCAGTGATGACACCGATGCCCTGAGCTGCCGCGTCACCGCCGGCGACCATGCCGCTGCTGCGCAGGCGCTCCAGCGCGAAGGCCAGCTGCTCGCTGCTCATCTCCGGGTTTTCTTTCTGGATCACCGCATTACCGGCCGCAGGGTCGGTGATGTAGCGCTTCCAGCCTTCACGCGAAGCATCCAGAAAGGCCTGCACCTGTTCAGGGTGCTGCTTGATCAGCTCGTCGCTGCAGGCAATCGAATTGCCGTAGGGCGGGTAGCCCTCCTGTCCGAGCGAGAACACGTTGAACTCAACCCCTTCGCGCTGCAGCGCAAACGGCTCGGAACTCATGTAGCCCTGCTGCGCCAGCGAGTTGTCGGCAATAAAGGGCTGCACGTTGAAGGTGTAGGGGCGGCTCATGGCGTCGGTGAAGCCGTACTGACTCTTCGCCCACGGCCACCAGGATGAGTGCGCGCTGGACGAGATCAGCACCTTGCGGCCTTCCAGTTCGGCCAGAGAATTCACATCCTTGTGGGTAATGATCACCGTCGGGTCGTACTGAAAGCTGGCACCAACCATGGTCAGCGGAATGCCCTGCTGCCGCGCCATCACGGTGCCGATGTCGTCCTTGATGATGCACTGCGCCTGCCCCGCCGCCAGCAGCTGCGCGGAGTTCACCTGCGGCCCGCCCATGCGAATGGTGACATCCAGCCCCTTGTCCGCGTAGAGCCCGTCGGCCAGCGCCTGATAGAAGCCACCGTGCTCGGCCTGGGCGTACCAGTTGGTGATAAAGGTGACCGGGGTCGCCGCCTGCGCGCTGGCGCCGCCTGCGGCTGCCAGCAGCGCGGCCAGCGTTGCGATTCGCTTGGCCCGGTTACGCGTGTTACCTGTTGCTTGCATGACTCATCTCCTGTCGCTTGAACGTTATGAACCTGACAAAACTCAGCTACGTGACTCGATGTGACCGCGGTACTGGCTGCGGCCCCAGGTCTCCACCTCGCGCTCAACCCAGCGCGCCTGATGTACTTCAGTGATGGCCTGTGCCCACTGGCTGCTCAGTTGCTCCAACAACTGCGCGCCCTGCTCCGGGGTCGCGCCGGTCGGGTTGCCAATCACCCCCGACGGCCCAAAGTCACGCGCGGTCCAGGCCGCGGCAGGCCGTGTGGCGGACAGCGTCGGACAGGGGAATGGCGGTGGGTAATGCGCCTCGGCGCGCTCCATGCGCAGGGTCTCGGGCGCCAGCTGCATCAGCAGCGCGGTCTCGCCGTGGCCGGCGTGCATGCCTAGCTGTCGCTCCTGCTCAGGCATGAAGCTGCTATCAAACTTCACGCTCCAGGCCGAGCGCGGTATGACCATAAAATCGCCGTGCCGCAAACGCAGCTCGCGCGCGGCCATCTCCAGCGGCTGCGGCTGGCCACCGTGGGCATTGACCATGATCAGCTTGCGAAAGCCGGCGCGATAAACCGACTCGCCAATTTCCTGAATGGTGTGCAGCAGCAGCTCGCCGGTCAGCGTGACGGTGCCGGGAAAATGCAGGTGCTCATCCGACTTTCCGTAGGTAATAGCCGGCAGCGCGTAGGCCGGAATCTCGGCCGGTAGCCGCTCCAATGCCTTGCCAACCACACCCGCAGCAACAATGGAGTCCACCGCGCAGGGCATGTGCGGCCCGTGCTGCTCAATCGCGCCGACCGGCAGCACGATGACGGTGTTGGCTTTGTCGGGCAGCGCGTCGATATCGGTCCAGCTCAGGTACGGCAGAAAGCGTTCTGCGGGGGTATAACCGTGCAGCATCATGACTCCTTGGTGCCGCCCAGCGGCAGGTAGGCGGTGGCTTCCACTTCGATCAGGATGTCCTCGGTCGGCAGCATCGCGCTGACCTCAAC contains:
- a CDS encoding ABC transporter substrate-binding protein is translated as MQATGNTRNRAKRIATLAALLAAAGGASAQAATPVTFITNWYAQAEHGGFYQALADGLYADKGLDVTIRMGGPQVNSAQLLAAGQAQCIIKDDIGTVMARQQGIPLTMVGASFQYDPTVIITHKDVNSLAELEGRKVLISSSAHSSWWPWAKSQYGFTDAMSRPYTFNVQPFIADNSLAQQGYMSSEPFALQREGVEFNVFSLGQEGYPPYGNSIACSDELIKQHPEQVQAFLDASREGWKRYITDPAAGNAVIQKENPEMSSEQLAFALERLRSSGMVAGGDAAAQGIGVITDERMQATWDMLLENQLVDTDKVSLQDVYTTEFVKQNPVMP
- a CDS encoding creatininase family protein; the encoded protein is MLHGYTPAERFLPYLSWTDIDALPDKANTVIVLPVGAIEQHGPHMPCAVDSIVAAGVVGKALERLPAEIPAYALPAITYGKSDEHLHFPGTVTLTGELLLHTIQEIGESVYRAGFRKLIMVNAHGGQPQPLEMAARELRLRHGDFMVIPRSAWSVKFDSSFMPEQERQLGMHAGHGETALLMQLAPETLRMERAEAHYPPPFPCPTLSATRPAAAWTARDFGPSGVIGNPTGATPEQGAQLLEQLSSQWAQAITEVHQARWVEREVETWGRSQYRGHIESRS